A region of the Burkholderia pyrrocinia genome:
GCATCGCATACAACGGGCCAGTGGCTGTTCGTCGATGGCGGCTATACGCATCTCGACCGTGCGATCGGCTGAATGCAGCGGAACCCCGACCCCATGCAACCCGACCCGAACCTGAATGCCGCGCCGCCGCTGATTGCGTTGAGCGGCATCGGCAAGCGCTTTCCGGGCGTGCAGGCGCTCGACGACTGCCGTTTCGACCTGCATGCCGGCGAAGTGCATGCGCTGATGGGCGAGAACGGCGCCGGCAAGTCGACGCTGATGAAGATCCTCGCGGGCGTGTACCAGCGCGACGAAGGCGAGATCCGGATGGACGGCCGCGCGGTGGAGATCGCCGATCCGCGCGCCGCGCAGGCGCTCGGGATCGGCATCATCCATCAGGAACTGAACCTGATGAACCACCTGAGCGTCGCGCAGAACATCTTCATCGGCCGCGAGCCGCGCGGGCGCTTCGGCGTGTTCGTCGACGAAGAAAAACTGAACCGCGACGCGGCCGCGATCTTCGCGCGGATGCGGCTCGATCTCGACCCGCGCACGCCGGTCGGCCGGCTGACGGTTGCGAAGCAGCAGATGGTCGAGATCGCGAAGGCACTGTCGTTCGACTCGCGCGTGCTGATCATGGACGAGCCGACCGCCGCGCTCAACAACGCGGAGATCGCGGAGCTGTTCCGTATCATCCGCGACCTGCGTGCGCACGGCGTCGGCATCGTCTACATCTCGCACAAGATGGACGAACTGCGCCAGATCGCCGATCGCGTGACCGTGATGCGCGACGGCAAGTACGTCGCGACCGTGCCGATGGCCGAAACGTCGATGGACGCGATCATCGCGATGATGGTCGGCCGCCAGCTCGGTACGGAAGTGCGCACACCGCCCGATACGTCTGCGAACGACATCGCGCTCGAAGTGCGCGGGCTGTCGCGCGGCCGCGCGATCCGCGACGTCGGCTTCACGCTGCGGCGCGGCGAGATTCTCGGCTTCGCGGGGCTGATGGGCGCGGGCCGTACCGAGGTCGCGCGCGCGGTGTTCGGCGCGGACCCGGTCGACGCGGGCGAGATTCGCGTGCACGGCAAGACCGTGACGATCCGCACGCCGGCCGACGCGGTCGCGCACGGGATCGGCTACCTGTCCGAAGACCGCAAGCACTTCGGGCTCGCGGTCGGGATGGACGTGCAGAACAATATCGCGCTGTCGAGCATGCGCCGTTTCGTGCGCCGCGGCGTGTTTCTCGATGCACGCGAAATGCGCGACACCGCGCAGGCGTATGTGCGGCAGCTCGCGATCCGCACGCCGTCGGTCGCGCAGCCCGCGCGGCTGCTGTCGGGCGGCAACCAGCAGAAGATCGTGATCGCGAAATGGCTGCTGCGCGACTGCGACATCCTGTTCTTCGACGAGCCGACGCGCGGCATCGACGTCGGCGCGAAAAGCGAGATCTACAAGCTGCTCGACGCGCTCGCCGCCGACGGCAAGGCGATCGTGATGATCTCGTCGGAACTGCCCGAGGTGCTGCGCATGAGCCACCGGATTCTCGTGATGTGCGAAGGCCGCGTCACCGGCGAATTGCGGGCGGCCGACGCCACGCAGGAAAAGATCATGCAGCTCGCGACGCAGCGCGAGTCGACCGTATTGTCCTGATTCAGACGCTTACCCGATCATGTCCAACGATACGCATCCCGTCCCGCCCATGGCTTCCGGCAACACGCCGGCCGGCACCTCCGGCTTCCGCGCGCGCTTCTTCAACCCGGCCGCGCGGCAGAAGCTGCTCGCGTTCGCGAGCCTCGTGCTGCTGATCGTGTTCTTCAGCGTCGCGTCGCCGAACTTCCTCGAAGTCGACAACCTCGTCACGATCCTGCAGGCCACCGCCGTGAACGGCGTGCTTGCGGTGGCCTGCACCTACGTGATCATCACGTCGGGCATCGACCTGTCGGTCGGCACGCTGATGACGTTCTGCGCGGTGATGGCGGGCGTCGTGCTCACGAAGTGGGGGATGCCGCTGCCGCTCGGGATCGCGGCCGCGCTGCTGTTCGGCGCGCTTTCCGGCTGCGTGTCGGGCTTCGTGATCGCGAAGATGAAGGTGCCGCCGTTCATCGCGACGCTCGGCATGATGATGCTGCTCAAGGGGCTGTCGCTCGTGATCTCGGGCACGCGGCCGATCTACTTCAACGACACGCCGGGCTTCACGTCGATCGCGCAGGATTCGCTGATCGGCAACCTGATCCCCGCGGTGCCGATTCCGAACGCGGTGCTGATCCTGTTCCTCGTCGCGATCGGCGCATCGATCGTGCTGAACCGGACGATCTTCGGCCGCTACACGTTCGCGCTCGGCAGCAACGAGGAAGCGCTGCGGCTGTCCGGCGTGAACGTCGACGCGTGGAAGATCGCGGTCTACACGTTCAGCGGCGCGGTGTGCGGGATCGCCGGGCTCCTGATCGCGTCGCGGCTGAATTCCGCGCAGCCCGCACTCGGGCAGGGCTACGAGCTCGATGCGATCGCGGCCGTCGTGATCGGCGGCACGTCGCTGTCGGGCGGCGCGGGCAGCATCGTCGGCACCATCATCGGCGCGTTCATCATGAGCGTGCTGACCAACGGCCTGCGCATCATGTCGGTCGCGCAGGAATGGCAGACGGTCGTGACCGGCGTGATCATCATCCTCGCCGTCTACGTCGATATCCTGCGCCGGCGGCGTCGTTGACGCGCGCATTCATCTGCTTCACCGCCGGCGTGGCCGGCATTCCAGTCGATACCAACCAAGGAGACGCGAAGTGATCAGGAGCAAGGTGTTGAACGCGATCGTCGGGCTGACGTTCGCCGTCGGCGTCACAGCCGGCGCGCAGGCGCAGGAAACCTACATCCCGCTGATCTCGAAGGGCTTCCAGCATCAGTTCTGGCAGGCCGTGAAATCGGGCGCGATGCAGGCCGCGAAGGACTACAAGGTGAAGGTGACGTTCGAAGGGCCCGAGACCGAGGCGATGGTCGACAAGCAGATCGACATGCTGTCCGCCGCGATCGCGAAGAAGCCGGCCGCGCTCGGCTTCGCGGCGCTCGACAGCAAGGCCGCGCTGCCGCTGCTGAAGAAGGCGCAGGCCGAGAAGATCCCGGTGATCGCGTTCGACTCGGGCGTCGACAGCGACATCCCGATGACGACCGCCGCGACCAACAACAAGGCCGCCGCGTCGTTGGCCGCCGACAAGCTCGCCGCGCTGATCGGCGACGAAGGCGAGGTGGCCGTGGTCGCGCACGACCAGACGAGCCGCACCGGCATCGACCGCCGCGACGGCTTTCTCGAACGGATGAAGTCGGCACACCCGAAGGTGAAGGTCGTGACCGTGCAGTACGGCGAAGGCGACCAGTTGAAGTCGACCGAGGTGACGAAGTCGATCCTGCAGGCGTATCCGAAGCTCAAGGGGCTGTTCGGCACCAACGAAGGCTCGGCGATCGGCGTGGTCAACGGCGTGCGCGAGATGAAGCGCAAGGTCGTGATCGTCGGCTACGATTCGGGCAAGCAGCAGAAGGACGCGATCCGCAGCGGGCTGATGGCCGGCGCGATCACGCAGAATCCGGTCGGGATCGGCTACAAGACGGTCGAGGCGGCCGTGAAGGCGATCAAGGGCGAGAAGCTGCCGAAGATCATCGATACCGGTTTCTATTGGTACGACAAGACCAATATCGACGATCCGAAGGTCGCGGCGGCGTTGTACGACTGAATGCCGTGCCACGGCGTCGCCGCACGCGCGTGTGGCGGGCGCGGCGACGCGTGACGGCATGTGACGGCGGAACACGAGGACACCATGGGCGCAGTGCGTATCGATTCCCATCAGCACTTCTGGCGTTATCGCGCGGCCGACTATCCGTGGATCGACGCCGGGATGGGCGTGCTCGCGCACGACTACCTGCCCGACGCGCTGTGGCCGCTGATGCGTGCGCAGGCGCTCGGCGCGTCGATCGCGGTGCAGGCGCGCGCGGGACGCGACGAGACGGCATTCCTGCTCGAGCTCGCCCGCGACGACGCGCGCATCGCGGCGGTGGTCGGCTGGGAGGATCTCGGCGCGCCGCAGCTTGCCGATCGTGTCGCCGAATGGCGCAGCCCGAAGCTGCGCGGCTTTCGTCATCAGGTGCAGGACGAGGCCGATGTCGGCGCGTTCGTCGCGGATGCCGGTTTCAATCGCGGCGTCGCGTGGCTGCAGGCGAACGGCTATGTGTACGACGTGCTCGTGTTCGAGCGCCAGTTGCCGGACGTGCGCGCGTTCTGCGCGCGGCACGACGCGCACTGGCTCGTGCTCGATCATGTCGGCAAGCCCGCGCTGGCCGAGTTCGAGCGCGACGAAACGGCGTTGCCGCGCTGGCGCGCTGCGCTGCGCGAACTGGGCGCGATGCCGCATGTCACGTGCAAGCTGTCGGGGCTCGTGACCGAGGCCGACTGGCGGCGCGGGCTGCGCGCGCAGGATATCCGGCACATCGAGCAATGCCTCGACGCGGCGCTCGACGCGTTCGGCCCGCAGCGGCTGATGTTCGGATCGGACTGGCCCGTGTGCCTGCTTGCCGCGTCGTATGACGAAGTGGCGTCGATCGTTGAGCGCTGGGCCGAATCGCGGCTGTCGGCGGCCGAGCGCAACGCGCTGTGGGGCGGCACGGCCGCGCAGTGTTACGGGGTGCCGGCGTGAGTGCGCGGCTTCGTCGGGCGAATGCCGGCGGGCACCGTGGCGTATCGATGGTTGCAGCCGCATCGATACGCAGGCCGGCGCACGGGCCCCGGCATATAAAATAGGCGCGAACGGTCTGCGCGATTCGTCGGACCGAAACCGATTACCTGCATCAAACGTATGTCCATCCAGCCGATTCAGAACCGCCGCCTCTACCAGCAGATCGCCGACAAGCTCAGTGCGATGATCGAGTCCGGCGATTTTCCGCCGGGCAGCTATCTGCCGCCCGAGCGCGAACTGGCCGAACAGTTCGGCGTGTCGCGCACGTCGGTGCGCGAAGCGCTGATCGCGCTCGAAGTCAGCGGGCTCGTCAGCGTGCGCGTCGGCGACGGCGTGAAGGTGCGCCATCCCGAAACGGCCGCCGCACCCGAGCCCGAACCCGAAGCGAAGGCCGCGCCGTTCACGATCGTCGAGATCGATCCCGAACTCGGCATCGCGCTCGACCTCGACACCGAAATCCCGCCGTTCGCGCTGTTGCAGGCGCGCCGGCTGATCGAGCCGGAAGCCGCGTCGCTGGCCGCGAAGCACGGCTCGGACGAGCAGATCGAAGGGATCCACGAAGCGTTCCTGCGCAACCAGGAAGACAACCGCAGCGGCTCGCTCACGCACCCGGGCGACCGGCTGTTCCATATCCGCATCGCGGAAGCGAGCGACAACCCCGCGTATGCGCTGATGATCAAGCAGTTGCTCGCGCACAAGTACGACCTGATGTTCCAGCGACTGCAGTCGCTGTACATGCCGAACGACATGCCGCACCGGTCGGAACTGGAGCACCGCGCGATCCTCGACGCGATCCGCGCGCGCGACCCGGAGGCCGCGCGTCGCGCGATGGCCGAACATCTCGACGAAGTCATCCGCATCTTCGGCCGCGCGCTCGACTGAGCGCGCGGTTACGCGTTCAAGCGTTCAGAAACGATCGGCGCGATACGGCGCCGGATCGGTGAAGGGGGTCTCGCCCGTCATCATCTCGGCCAGCAGGCGGCCGGTGACGGGGCCGAGCGTGAGCCCGTGATGGTTGTGCCCGAACGCGAACCACAGCCCGCGATGCGCGGGGGCGGGGCCGATCACCGGGCGCATGTCGGGCGTGCATGGCCGGAAGCCGAGCCACGGTTGCGGATCGAGCCGCTCGCCGAAGCCGAACACGGGCCGCGCGACGCGTTCCGCGCGTTCGAGCTGCACGCCGATCGGCGGCACGCGGCGCCGCGCGATCTCGACGCCGGTCGTCAGCCGCAGCCCGCGCCGCATCGGCGCAATCACGTAACCGTATTCGCGATCGACGATCGGCGCCGACGGTACGCCGCGCGCGGACGGCGCGTAGTGCATGTGATAGCCGCGCTTCTCGCGCAGCGGAATCTTGTAGCCGAACTTGCCGAACACCGTGTCGGACCACGGGCCGAGCGCGACGACGACGGCCGGCGCGGCGGCCGTGCCGTCCTGCGTGCTGACCTGCCAGCCGGGCGACAACGCGTGGAGGCTCGCGGCGTCGCCGGTCAGCAGCGTGCCGCCGCCTTGCACGAAGAGTTGCGCGTACGCTTTGACGAGCGCGGACGGATCGACGACGCTTTTCGGGTCGAGCCAGTGCAGCGCGCCGCAGAAGCCGGGCGCGAGGCTCGGTTCGTGCGCGAGCAGCGCGGCGGCATCGAGCGGCGTGATGCCGAGCCCGTGGCGGCGCGCGGTGAGTCCGGCCTCGGCCACGCCGCGTTCGAACGCGGCCGGCGTGCGGAACGCTTCCAGCCAGCCGTTCGCGCGGATGAGCTCCCCGGCGCCGGCCCGCGCGATCAGCGCGTCGTGCTCGACGAGGCAGCGCTCGATCAGCGGCAGCATGTCGCGCGAGGCCGCCGCGTGACGCAGCGGCGCCGATTCCCACCAGAACCGCGCGAGCCACGGCGCGAACGCGGGCAGCGACGTGCTGTGCCAGTAGAGATCGGTCGAGCGGTTCAGCGCATAGCGCATCAGCGTGAACGGGCTGCGCGGGAACGGATACGGTTCGACCGACGAGCGCTCGATCAGCCCCGCGTTGCCGAAGCTCGTGCCTTCGCCGGGCGCGCCGCGATCGACGAGAGCGACCTTGCGGCCGCGATCCTGCAGGTGCAGCGCGGCGGAGACGCCGACGATGCCTGCGCCGAGAACGATGACGTCGAAATCCATGGGGTGGAGATGGCGATTGATGGAGGTTGTACGTTACCGATTGGGCGAGACCCATGCCCAAAGTTTCGCCGACGTGCGGCTGTCCGTCAGGATACTCTCGATGTC
Encoded here:
- a CDS encoding NAD(P)/FAD-dependent oxidoreductase, with the protein product MDFDVIVLGAGIVGVSAALHLQDRGRKVALVDRGAPGEGTSFGNAGLIERSSVEPYPFPRSPFTLMRYALNRSTDLYWHSTSLPAFAPWLARFWWESAPLRHAAASRDMLPLIERCLVEHDALIARAGAGELIRANGWLEAFRTPAAFERGVAEAGLTARRHGLGITPLDAAALLAHEPSLAPGFCGALHWLDPKSVVDPSALVKAYAQLFVQGGGTLLTGDAASLHALSPGWQVSTQDGTAAAPAVVVALGPWSDTVFGKFGYKIPLREKRGYHMHYAPSARGVPSAPIVDREYGYVIAPMRRGLRLTTGVEIARRRVPPIGVQLERAERVARPVFGFGERLDPQPWLGFRPCTPDMRPVIGPAPAHRGLWFAFGHNHHGLTLGPVTGRLLAEMMTGETPFTDPAPYRADRF
- a CDS encoding sugar ABC transporter ATP-binding protein, which encodes MQPDPNLNAAPPLIALSGIGKRFPGVQALDDCRFDLHAGEVHALMGENGAGKSTLMKILAGVYQRDEGEIRMDGRAVEIADPRAAQALGIGIIHQELNLMNHLSVAQNIFIGREPRGRFGVFVDEEKLNRDAAAIFARMRLDLDPRTPVGRLTVAKQQMVEIAKALSFDSRVLIMDEPTAALNNAEIAELFRIIRDLRAHGVGIVYISHKMDELRQIADRVTVMRDGKYVATVPMAETSMDAIIAMMVGRQLGTEVRTPPDTSANDIALEVRGLSRGRAIRDVGFTLRRGEILGFAGLMGAGRTEVARAVFGADPVDAGEIRVHGKTVTIRTPADAVAHGIGYLSEDRKHFGLAVGMDVQNNIALSSMRRFVRRGVFLDAREMRDTAQAYVRQLAIRTPSVAQPARLLSGGNQQKIVIAKWLLRDCDILFFDEPTRGIDVGAKSEIYKLLDALAADGKAIVMISSELPEVLRMSHRILVMCEGRVTGELRAADATQEKIMQLATQRESTVLS
- a CDS encoding ABC transporter substrate-binding protein, producing MIRSKVLNAIVGLTFAVGVTAGAQAQETYIPLISKGFQHQFWQAVKSGAMQAAKDYKVKVTFEGPETEAMVDKQIDMLSAAIAKKPAALGFAALDSKAALPLLKKAQAEKIPVIAFDSGVDSDIPMTTAATNNKAAASLAADKLAALIGDEGEVAVVAHDQTSRTGIDRRDGFLERMKSAHPKVKVVTVQYGEGDQLKSTEVTKSILQAYPKLKGLFGTNEGSAIGVVNGVREMKRKVVIVGYDSGKQQKDAIRSGLMAGAITQNPVGIGYKTVEAAVKAIKGEKLPKIIDTGFYWYDKTNIDDPKVAAALYD
- a CDS encoding ABC transporter permease, yielding MSNDTHPVPPMASGNTPAGTSGFRARFFNPAARQKLLAFASLVLLIVFFSVASPNFLEVDNLVTILQATAVNGVLAVACTYVIITSGIDLSVGTLMTFCAVMAGVVLTKWGMPLPLGIAAALLFGALSGCVSGFVIAKMKVPPFIATLGMMMLLKGLSLVISGTRPIYFNDTPGFTSIAQDSLIGNLIPAVPIPNAVLILFLVAIGASIVLNRTIFGRYTFALGSNEEALRLSGVNVDAWKIAVYTFSGAVCGIAGLLIASRLNSAQPALGQGYELDAIAAVVIGGTSLSGGAGSIVGTIIGAFIMSVLTNGLRIMSVAQEWQTVVTGVIIILAVYVDILRRRRR
- a CDS encoding amidohydrolase family protein yields the protein MGAVRIDSHQHFWRYRAADYPWIDAGMGVLAHDYLPDALWPLMRAQALGASIAVQARAGRDETAFLLELARDDARIAAVVGWEDLGAPQLADRVAEWRSPKLRGFRHQVQDEADVGAFVADAGFNRGVAWLQANGYVYDVLVFERQLPDVRAFCARHDAHWLVLDHVGKPALAEFERDETALPRWRAALRELGAMPHVTCKLSGLVTEADWRRGLRAQDIRHIEQCLDAALDAFGPQRLMFGSDWPVCLLAASYDEVASIVERWAESRLSAAERNALWGGTAAQCYGVPA
- a CDS encoding FadR/GntR family transcriptional regulator; the protein is MSIQPIQNRRLYQQIADKLSAMIESGDFPPGSYLPPERELAEQFGVSRTSVREALIALEVSGLVSVRVGDGVKVRHPETAAAPEPEPEAKAAPFTIVEIDPELGIALDLDTEIPPFALLQARRLIEPEAASLAAKHGSDEQIEGIHEAFLRNQEDNRSGSLTHPGDRLFHIRIAEASDNPAYALMIKQLLAHKYDLMFQRLQSLYMPNDMPHRSELEHRAILDAIRARDPEAARRAMAEHLDEVIRIFGRALD